The DNA window CTCCCAGACGGCGATGAAGGCGCTCGCGCGGGTCGAGGCGGCGGCCGGCGACGGGCAAAATCTGATGCCGCCGATAATCGACGCGGTGCGCGGATGGTGCACGCTTGGAGAAATATCGGACGCGATGCGCAAGGTGTTCGGCGAGTACATACCGGTCAACACGGTGTAGCATGGCGTTCGGCGGGCGGATTCATAGAAAAGAAACCGGAATCGGAAAGAGGCGGCGCGTGGCGGATTTCGCGAGCGTCGCAAACCAACTGGAATAGTGACAACTAACCGCGGCGACCCGCGCGATCGATCGGAGAGAAAATAAATGGGGCCGATCCCGAAAGGGGCATTTTTGACCAAGGGTGCGGGCCGGCATCGCGAGAAGCTGACTTCCTTCGAGCTGGCGCTGCGCTCCGCGGGAATCGCCGAGTTCAACCTCGTGCGGGTCAAATCGATTTTCCCGCCCAACTGCAAACTGCTCAGCCAGCAGGAGGGCTTGAAGTACCTGACGCCGGGGCAGATCGTTTTTGCCGTGATGAGCGATAACGCGACCAACGAACCGCATCGGCTCATAGCGTCGTCGGTGGGCGTCGCGCTTCCCAGCAATCCCGCGCAGTACGGATACCTGTCCGAGCATCACAGCACCGGCGAGACGGATCAGAAGGCGGGCGACTACGCGGAGGATCTGGCGGCGATGATGCTGGCGACGATTCTTGGCGTCGATTTCGATCCGAATCTGAGCTACGACGAGCGCAAGGACCTGTGGCGGATGTCGGACAAAATCGTAACGACGCGCAACGTCACCCAGTCGGCGATAGGCGATCGCGACGGGCTGTGGTCGTCGGTGGTTGCCGCGGCGGTGTTCGTCGACATCCCCAACGGCAAGTAGTTCGCGAGCGAACCGCAACGCGCGGCCGGCCACGAACCTTTCCGGCAAAAGATCAGTCCGCTACGGATGCATGTCGAGGAATTCCTTGAAGCCGCTGCGAGCGTGCGGACCCAGGATTAACATCTCGAGAACCGCGATCCCCTCGCGCGAACCCATTTTCGCCTGGCATACAGCCTCGATGTGCTGATAAAAGAAATCGCGCTGGTCGACGTCGGCGGTTTTGAGCGAGTCATAGGTCGAGACGTCGGGGCCGACGTACATTCCGTGCCCCCACTTGGGATGAAAGTAGCCGATGCCCTGCATGTAGAAGTTGTACAGTGTCTTCAATTCGATGCGGCTTTCGCCGGCGCGCGGGGTGCGCAAAATTATTTCGGCGCTTTTGGCGTGGCGCGTTCCGGAAGCATAGTTGATGTTGAAGTCAAGGCCGCCGGTTGAGAGATCGACCGGAGCGCCGGGCTCGGCGTGGGTGATGGCGCTGTGCTCGTGCCATCGCGAGCCGTCGGCGTTTTCATTGACGTCCCAAAGAGTGCAGACATCCTCGAAATTGCCCGGCGACCACAACCAGTAGTACTGGCCCATGTCGGACGAGGGCACTCCGGCCGGATCCTGCGGGCCGATTCCGCGCACGCCCCACGAGCGATCGCGCGCACCCCACACTCGCGACGGCTTCGCATCGTAGGTCTTGCCGCCCACCGTCAGGCTGCCACTGTAACCGCCGTGCTGCGTGAACCGCGTCATGTCCATCACGAGCCGCGGACCCGCGCGGCGGGTGAAACGAGGCTCCTCGATTACAGCGGCGCGCGCCTCGAACATCAGGTCGGCCTTTACGGCTTCGTGAGCGACGCGAATGCGCATCGAGCGCATCGGGCGTACGACCTCAATTGAAATAGGGCCGACGCGCGTGTCCATCCGCTCGGCGCCGAGCACCCGCGACGCGCGCACGCTATGTTGCACGCCGCCGACGGTTACGCTGAATGCGGAATCGATGATTCCGAGGTTCGGATAGATTCCCATCGCGACGGCGAAGTACGGCTCGCCCTCGCGAAAGCAGCCGTTGAAAAAAAATCGATCGTAAAAATTGCGGTCGCTGGTGAAGACCTGCTGGACCGGCTCCGGCGTCTGATGAATCGGATATTCGTCGCCTTGCGTGATCATCGTTGTCTCCTGGTGCGAGTTGAAATGCGTTGGTCGATCAGATCGAAAACAGTTTGCCGAGTTCGGCCGCCTCGAGCCGGATGCCGAGGTAAAAGGGGCCGAATTTCGCGTACGAGGAGCTGGCCTCGTCGAAGCGCATCTCGTAAACGAGTCTCTTGAACACGAGCGGATCGTCGGCGAAAAGATCGACGCCCCATTCCCAATCGTCGAATCCAATCGAGCCCGAGATGATCTGCGTCACTTCGCCGGCGA is part of the Candidatus Binatus sp. genome and encodes:
- a CDS encoding pyruvoyl-dependent arginine decarboxylase, producing MGPIPKGAFLTKGAGRHREKLTSFELALRSAGIAEFNLVRVKSIFPPNCKLLSQQEGLKYLTPGQIVFAVMSDNATNEPHRLIASSVGVALPSNPAQYGYLSEHHSTGETDQKAGDYAEDLAAMMLATILGVDFDPNLSYDERKDLWRMSDKIVTTRNVTQSAIGDRDGLWSSVVAAAVFVDIPNGK